A region of Candidatus Roizmanbacteria bacterium DNA encodes the following proteins:
- a CDS encoding IS1595 family transposase, with translation MVCNNRPISKYKRKKILWCFAHDLSATQTSGILGLNRNTVNKYYNNIRQLIYHHQVHQMQRYVGGEIEIDESYFGPRRMRGKSSKRGRGTSFKQVVFGIYERQGRVFTRIIPNCKRRTLHAVMKGKIDLNSTVYSDSWSGYNGLVDVGYDKHLRINHKKNEFSNTKGVHINGIESFWSFCKRRLVKFNGVKKNFPLHLKECEWRWSKSPSILYNELLQIVNVLV, from the coding sequence ATGGTTTGTAACAATAGGCCGATATCAAAATACAAGAGAAAAAAGATACTATGGTGTTTTGCACACGATCTGAGTGCTACACAGACCTCTGGTATTTTGGGTCTCAACCGCAATACAGTCAACAAATATTACAATAATATTCGTCAACTCATATATCATCACCAAGTGCACCAGATGCAACGATATGTTGGTGGTGAGATAGAAATTGATGAATCATACTTTGGACCTCGAAGGATGAGAGGCAAGTCAAGTAAAAGAGGTCGTGGGACGTCATTTAAGCAGGTAGTATTTGGGATATATGAGCGTCAAGGACGTGTATTTACTCGTATCATTCCAAACTGTAAAAGAAGAACGCTACATGCTGTTATGAAGGGAAAGATTGACTTGAACAGTACTGTATATTCAGATTCGTGGAGCGGATACAACGGACTTGTTGATGTCGGGTATGACAAACATTTGAGAATCAATCACAAGAAAAATGAGTTCTCAAATACAAAAGGGGTCCATATCAATGGCATAGAGTCATTCTGGTCCTTTTGTAAAAGACGTCTCGTTAAGTTCAATGGTGTAAAGAAAAACTTTCCATTACACTTGAAAGAGTGTGAATGGAGATGGAGCAAATCCCCATCGATCCTTTACAATGAACTATTACAAATTGTTAATGTGCTAGTCTAG
- the uvrB gene encoding excinuclease ABC subunit UvrB gives MPMAFDLSSEYNPTGDQPQAIAKLTAGVKSGIKNQVLLGVTGSGKTFTMANMIRDLNMPALIISHNKTLAGQLYQEFRDFFPTNAVSYFVSYYDYYQPEAYIPTTDTYIEKEADINELIDKLRLQSTTNILTRKDVIVVASVSCIYNIGSPTEYGKYMVDIKIGDFVDWKQLSVRLTELLYERSEFDFNRGTFRVRGSHMDIYLPYQDYAIRIIEEYGRVKEIEFIEPLSGQKIRSESTGVTIYPAKLYLTDPVVFEKAESQIRADLAKEHQMLKKQGKNLEAERLLRKVNYDLEMIKEVGYVNGIENYSRYFDGRKPGDAPYSLLDYFKVAYGNDFLVFIDESHMTVPQIRGMYNGDHARKRTLIDFGFRLNSAYDNRPLKFEEFYRIPSKIVYVSATPDEWEVDQAHGETKALEREKNEVPHNGVVEQLIRPTGIVDPEIEIRPATTEIPDLIKEVEDRAKKGEKVLVTTLTKKTAEDLTEFLTEKKIRAAYLHSDIHTLERSDVLDNLRKNEFDVLIGVNLLREGLDLPEVTLVAILDADKEGFLRSRTSLIQTMGRAARNVQGKVILYADKMTDSIKKSTEEIKRRREQQLAYNKKHNINPKTIYKPLREKIVEHLEEDYMSFDKLQKDFTMKAVEELDIDSMTPLDKKKTIKKFEREMKKYAEEMNFEAAIMLRDKIRELKE, from the coding sequence ATACCCATGGCTTTTGATTTATCCTCTGAATACAATCCGACAGGCGATCAACCTCAGGCAATCGCAAAACTGACAGCTGGTGTGAAATCCGGCATAAAAAATCAAGTGCTTCTCGGCGTGACCGGGTCCGGCAAAACCTTTACTATGGCCAATATGATCCGCGATCTGAACATGCCTGCATTGATCATATCTCACAACAAAACTTTGGCAGGACAGCTATATCAGGAATTCAGGGATTTTTTTCCGACAAATGCCGTGTCTTACTTTGTGTCATACTACGACTACTATCAGCCTGAGGCTTACATCCCGACAACTGACACTTACATTGAGAAAGAAGCGGATATCAATGAACTTATTGACAAGCTCCGCCTCCAATCAACGACAAACATCCTAACCCGAAAAGATGTCATTGTCGTCGCCTCTGTATCGTGTATTTACAATATCGGTTCTCCTACTGAGTACGGGAAATATATGGTCGATATTAAGATTGGTGATTTTGTCGACTGGAAACAGCTTTCGGTACGCCTGACTGAACTTTTGTATGAACGGTCTGAATTTGATTTTAATCGCGGCACGTTTAGAGTACGCGGCAGCCATATGGATATTTATCTGCCTTATCAGGACTATGCTATCAGAATTATCGAAGAATACGGAAGAGTGAAGGAAATTGAGTTTATCGAACCGCTATCAGGACAGAAAATCAGATCGGAAAGTACCGGTGTAACTATTTATCCTGCAAAATTGTATCTCACAGATCCCGTTGTTTTTGAAAAAGCGGAATCGCAAATCAGAGCGGATCTTGCAAAAGAACATCAAATGCTGAAAAAGCAGGGGAAAAACCTGGAAGCAGAGCGGCTGCTCAGGAAAGTAAATTACGATCTGGAGATGATCAAAGAAGTCGGATATGTGAACGGTATTGAAAATTATTCACGGTATTTTGACGGCAGAAAACCGGGTGACGCTCCTTACAGTCTTCTTGATTATTTTAAAGTGGCTTACGGCAATGACTTTCTCGTTTTTATTGATGAGTCTCACATGACCGTGCCACAAATCAGAGGGATGTACAACGGCGATCATGCCAGAAAAAGAACGCTGATAGATTTCGGTTTCCGTTTAAACTCTGCCTACGACAATAGGCCACTGAAATTTGAAGAGTTCTATCGTATACCCTCAAAAATCGTATATGTCTCCGCAACTCCCGACGAATGGGAAGTGGATCAGGCTCACGGAGAAACAAAGGCTCTCGAAAGAGAGAAAAATGAAGTACCCCACAACGGAGTTGTCGAGCAGCTTATCAGACCGACCGGTATTGTGGATCCAGAGATTGAAATCCGTCCTGCAACAACGGAGATACCTGACCTTATCAAAGAAGTAGAGGATCGGGCAAAAAAAGGCGAAAAAGTGCTGGTTACAACACTCACAAAGAAAACAGCAGAAGATTTGACCGAGTTTTTGACTGAGAAGAAAATCAGAGCTGCATATCTTCACTCAGACATTCACACTCTTGAACGGTCTGACGTGCTTGACAATCTCCGCAAAAATGAGTTTGACGTATTGATCGGAGTGAACTTACTGAGAGAGGGTCTCGATCTGCCCGAAGTCACACTTGTGGCGATACTTGATGCCGATAAGGAAGGATTCTTAAGATCCAGAACATCTCTGATTCAAACAATGGGACGCGCTGCCCGAAATGTTCAAGGCAAAGTCATATTGTATGCAGATAAAATGACTGACTCTATCAAGAAATCGACGGAAGAGATTAAACGACGCCGTGAGCAGCAGCTTGCGTACAATAAAAAGCATAATATTAATCCGAAAACTATTTATAAACCGCTTCGTGAGAAGATTGTCGAACACCTTGAAGAAGATTATATGTCATTCGACAAACTCCAGAAAGACTTTACAATGAAAGCAGTCGAGGAACTGGATATTGATTCGATGACTCCGCTGGACAAGAAGAAGACAATAAAGAAGTTTGAAAGAGAAATGAAAAAATATGCGGAAGAGATGAATTTTGAAGCTGCTATAATGCTCCGTGATAAGATCCGAGAACTGAAGGAGTAA